One window of Alkaliphilus metalliredigens QYMF genomic DNA carries:
- a CDS encoding CBO0543 family protein: MKKSNTLFISTIIGLCFLPIILRRKYRRQSLVVFSLSAITNTLVSDCLIKKRYFRFPIRYFPEVFPSNVVYDCLIGPLFATAYCQTTADSNFRGILRQSVVYSSIQAVIEYWVLVKTNLIKYNNKKWSIWHSFIGLILFKVLLVRGAWALVSRVMVVNEKKVN; the protein is encoded by the coding sequence GTGAAAAAATCAAATACCTTGTTTATTTCAACAATAATAGGGTTATGCTTTTTGCCCATTATCCTTAGACGAAAATATAGAAGGCAATCCCTGGTTGTTTTTAGTCTCAGCGCCATAACGAATACATTGGTATCTGATTGTTTAATCAAAAAAAGATATTTTCGTTTTCCAATAAGATATTTCCCTGAGGTGTTTCCCAGTAATGTGGTATATGACTGCTTAATCGGTCCTTTGTTTGCCACTGCCTATTGCCAAACAACAGCTGATTCGAATTTCAGAGGAATACTGAGACAAAGTGTAGTTTATTCGTCTATTCAAGCTGTAATAGAATACTGGGTTCTGGTTAAAACCAATTTGATCAAGTATAACAATAAAAAATGGAGTATTTGGCATTCCTTTATCGGGCTCATTTTGTTTAAGGTGTTGTTAGTCAGGGGGGCATGGGCTTTGGTGAGTAGGGTGATGGTAGTTAATGAGAAAAAAGTGAACTGA
- a CDS encoding GerAB/ArcD/ProY family transporter translates to MFSNNDRISIYQMVNILVLTLIGVGALTLPRELVQLVETDAIILLIMGGTLTMGIAFIHGYIVKSFPGKSYFEILSFTVTKPIAYLFSLFFIVYLVGTNGLLLRILVEVVKVFMLPRTPMTIIAIMMLMVVAYSSRFGIEPLGRITNILFPGIVIFVVIMFALSFYETDFTNLLPIFQTPPSQLIAGLDLVIFSFLGFEIILIFGALLDKPEKATRIMPLAIFIVLLYYLLIHVSVISNFGMYGTKQLIWPTLTVFDAVDLPGAFIENVQVIIMSIWVYSIFMTLAPLHIAATMLLGQVLKAKELNYLGLPLIPVTYYISQYSGSVANVYVDLGKFTDYTAYFIIFGMPVAILIGMLIRKAAKKSL, encoded by the coding sequence ATGTTTTCAAATAATGATCGTATATCTATATATCAAATGGTCAATATATTAGTTCTTACGTTGATTGGTGTGGGGGCTTTGACCCTCCCCCGAGAGCTTGTACAGCTGGTAGAAACCGATGCCATCATCCTCTTGATAATGGGGGGGACGTTGACCATGGGCATTGCTTTTATCCATGGCTATATTGTCAAGTCCTTTCCGGGAAAAAGCTACTTTGAGATCCTCTCCTTTACGGTGACGAAGCCCATAGCCTATTTATTTAGTTTATTTTTTATTGTCTATTTGGTAGGAACCAATGGATTGTTGTTGCGAATTTTAGTAGAGGTAGTGAAAGTGTTTATGCTTCCCAGAACACCAATGACCATCATTGCCATTATGATGCTCATGGTAGTGGCTTATTCAAGTCGTTTTGGAATCGAGCCATTAGGGAGAATTACAAATATATTGTTTCCTGGTATTGTGATCTTTGTGGTCATTATGTTTGCACTTTCCTTTTATGAAACAGATTTTACAAATTTACTTCCTATTTTTCAGACTCCACCCAGTCAGCTGATTGCAGGATTAGACCTTGTGATTTTTAGCTTTTTAGGCTTCGAGATTATACTCATATTTGGTGCTCTATTAGATAAACCGGAAAAAGCCACCCGAATTATGCCCCTAGCGATTTTTATCGTACTACTTTATTATCTGTTGATCCATGTATCGGTGATCTCTAACTTTGGAATGTATGGTACAAAGCAATTGATATGGCCTACGTTGACGGTGTTTGATGCTGTGGATCTTCCCGGTGCATTCATTGAAAACGTCCAAGTCATTATTATGTCAATTTGGGTATATAGCATATTTATGACCCTGGCTCCACTACATATCGCAGCCACCATGCTCCTTGGGCAGGTACTAAAAGCAAAGGAACTTAATTATCTAGGGCTACCTTTAATCCCTGTCACATACTATATATCTCAATATAGCGGGAGTGTAGCCAATGTATATGTGGATCTAGGAAAATTCACTGATTATACTGCCTACTTTATTATATTTGGAATGCCCGTAGCTATTTTAATTGGGATGCTCATTCGAAAGGCTGCTAAAAAGAGTCTATAG